Below is a window of Planctomycetes bacterium MalM25 DNA.
GAGACCTTCCGCGGCTTCCGCCCGCCCCCGCCGCCGGAAGAAGAAGCGTGAACGGGCCCCACCTCGACGAGCCCGTCATGCGGCACGCCCGCCGCGAGTTCGTCCGCGTGCGGGCGAGCGGCGACGTGGAACAAGCGCTACGCGACGCGCGCCAGACCGCCGAGGGCGCCCGGTTCCTCTACTTCTACGTGCTGGACGATTCGGACCGGCTGGTTGGCGTGGTGCCGACACGCGACCTGCTGCTGAGCGATCCGAAGACGTCGATCACCGAGCTGATGCTCACGCCCGTGGTGAGCGTGCCCGAGTCGGCCACGCTGATGGACGCCTGTGAGTTCTTCCTGCTGCACCGCCTGCTCGCCCTGCCCGTGGTCGATAGCGAGGGGCGGATCATCGGCGTGGTCGATGTCGAGGCGTACGCCGACGAGATGAACGAGCTCTCCCGCTTCGACGCCGAGCGCGAGGGCGCCGAGGACTTCTTCCAGCTGATCGGTGTTCGCCTCGCCGAGGTCCGTCGAGCCAGCGCCGGCGCCGCCTTCCTCGCCCGCTTCCCTTGGCTCCTGTGCAACGTCGCGGGGGGGATCGCGGCGGCCCTGGTGGCGGGCCAGTTCCAGGGGGTGCTCGATCGGGTGGTCGCCGTTGCGTTGTTCATCCCCGTCGTGCTGGCGATCGCCGAGAGCGTGAGCATCCAGTCGCTCACGCTCACGCTGCAAGCGCACCACAGCCTCAGCCGCGTCCGCCCCCGCCGCGTGCTGCAAGCCCTCACGCACGAGGCGCCCGTCGGCGCGCTGCTCGGCATCGGCTGCGCCGTGACGCTCGCCGCCGTCGTCGGCGTGTGGCGCGGAGACGGCCCGCTGGCGATCTGCCTGCTGCTGTCGGTCTTCGTGACCGTGCTTCTCGCCACGAGTCTCGGCGTCCTGGTCCCGATGACGCTCCAAGCGTTGCGGACCGACCCGAAGATCGCCTCGGGCCCGATCGTCCTGACGGCGACCGACCTCGTGACTCTGGCGACGTATTTGACGCTCGCGGCGTGGCTGCTCTGAGGGAAGAGGGGGCTCACGCCTTAACCAGGTCGCGCCCGCCGTTCTGCGTGCAGCCTCGGCCCTTAGCGGATAAGATGGCGTGTGAGCGCTGCGGCCGATCGGGAGCGGGTCGCCAAGAGCAGGAACCACGCCGACTGATCGATCTCGCTTCAACGCGAAGCGACCTCCCTCTCCTCCGAGCCGTTACCAGCGATGAGAGTCTCTCCGAGGAGGAAGCTCGACCGCCGCCGCCGGCGATCTCTGGAAGCCTTGGAGTCCCGCTTGTTGATGGCGGCCGACTGTCAGGTGGAGGCTCCCCTGCTGGATGGCGACTACGACCGAGATGGCGTCGTGTCCGCGGCCGACTACACGATCTATCGTGACACGTTGGGTCAATCGGTGGCGGCCCGTTTTGAGGCGGCCGACGGCGATGGCGATGGCGTCGTCGATCCTGAGGACCATGCCGTGTGGGCGGCCAACTACGGCGCCCGGTTCACTTCCTCGGGATCGGACCTCTTCGATCGCTACGTGGCCGCGTTGAATCACGACACCGCGTTGCCGTTGCCCAACTTCGCGTACGCCGGCTATCAACGCTCCGAGGCGCCCTTGCCCGACCCGGGCTGGCAGGTCTTCCGTGTCGGTGATTTCGGGGCCTTCCCCAACGACGGGCTCGACGACCGCGCGGCGGTCCAGAACACCATCGACGCCGCCAGCAACGCCGCCAACGGAGCCATCGTCCTGTTCGACGCGGGCCGGTACCTGCTCTCTGAGACGACCGGCCTGACCGATTCGGTCTTGGACATCGGGGCGGATAACCTGATCCTACGCGGCGCCGGCTCACAGACCGGCGGCACCGAGCTTTACTTCCGAGAGCATCTGAACAGCACCACGCCCGAGAAGTTTTGGTCGACCCCGGCGATGATCAACGCCCGGGGGGGCGGCGGCTCGGTCAACGGCACGCTGATCTCGACCGTCAGCGCCGACGCCCGCATGGGTGAGCACCGCATCCAGGTCGCCAGCGCGGGCTCGCTCTCCGTGGGCGATGTCGTTGCGATCCGCCTGGACGACCCGGCCGCGGCGAACGACGACCTGATCGCTCCCTACTCGGTCGAGGACGCATGGACGACCTTCAGGTCGGGCGAGATCACCAGCGAGCTGCACCGCATCGCCGCGATCAACGGCAACCAGCTGACGTTCGCCGAGCCGCTGGCCACGGACCTCGACTCGCAGTACCGGTGGGAGGTCCGTCGCCTCGACGCGGGGCGGCAACTCGGCTTCGAGGACATGACCCTACGCGGCGGTTGGACGGGCGACTTCGTCCATCACCGCAGCATCATCGACGACAGCGGATGGACCGCGCTGAGGATCGTCAAGTACGTCGATTCCTGGGTCGAGAACGTCCGCATGGTCGATTGGAACCAAGGCCTCACGCTCGCGGTCGGCATGAACACGACCGTCAAGGACACCGTTGTGGAGGGCACGGCGGGCCACAGCGGGATCAGCGTACAGAACACCTACGGCGCCCTCCTGACCAATGTGCACGACCGCACCGACGGCGGCATGTGGCATCCGATGGGGGTGTCGCACCGGGCGGCGGCCACCGTTTTTCATCGTGTGAGTTGGCCCTCCAACCGGGCCTTCGACGCGCACGGCGTCTTTCCCCACGCGACGCTGTTCGACGACTCGACCGGGGGATTGGTCGGAGCGGCCAGCGGCAGCGGCGGCGCGCAGAACAACCTGCCCAACCACATGCGCGACCTAGTCATGTGGAACTTCAATCACACGGGGCAGGACGGCCTCTACGATTGGTGGAGGACCAGCTCCCGCTTTTATCGCATCCTGCCGCCGATCCTCGTTGGCTGGCACGGCCAGTCGGCGCAGTTCCTCAGTGGCCAAGTCGAGTACGTCGAGTCGTTCGGCGCCGCGGTCCAACCCGCTTCGTTGTTCGAGGCACAGCTGAACGTGCGCTTCGGCGCCACCTCCGCGAGCCAGACGGCGGCCCGGTTCGAAGCGAGCCCGGGGATCGCCGAACCCTGGGAGCCGACGACCATCGCTCAACCGGCGACTAGGTTCAGTTCGAGCACGCCAAACGATCGCCCCACCGAGACCGGCGGTTGCGGGTGCGGCGGTGTGGGCTGCTCGGCGTGCCTGGCCGTCGCCCCGGCGACGACCGTGCCGTCTTACGAGCTGCTCGCTTTCGAGGCGGCCGCCCCGCAGCCACAACGGATCGATCGGCAGCGCGGGGCTCAACCGATCTCTTCGAAGAATCTCGACGGAGCGCAACCCGGGCTGAGCACAGAGCTCCTCGGCCTTCCGTCGCCGAGCATCCACGAAGACGACAACCAAGACGCGTTCGTCAACGCCTTGCTGGCCGACGAGGTCTTCGGGCAAGCGGAACCGGTGGACTTCGATCCCGACGAAGAATCGACCCTCGCCGCGTGGGCGCGGTGAGGGCCTCCGCTCAGGCCGGTGAGAGCTTCCGCTTCACGCCGATGATCTTGTAGTTGTCTTCAACGATCTCGACGGTCTCCATCTGAGAGACGCAGCAGGAGAGGTTCGGGTTCTGCAACGCCCACAGGTAGGCCTTGGCGAAGACGGAGAGCGAATCGTCGGGCAGGGTGCGGTCCAGCTTCTCCTGCCGCCACTCGGGCTGCTTCTCCATCGCGAATAGCCGGGCCACCTTCATGGCGATCATGCCGAGGCCCGCCTCCTTGGCCTTGAACATCACGTTCTCGAGGGCGGCGTGGTTGGCGATGTTGTAGGCGAACATGGCGGCGTCGTAGTAGCCGACCTCGACCGCTTTGGAGAGGTTGCCCCCGACGTCGTTGTGGAACGAGAGCGCGGCGGCGCGGATCAGGCCCCGCTGCTTGAACTCCGCGAAGAGTTCACGCAGCACCTCGTCGTCCATCATCTCCGGCATGGCGATGCCGTGGGGGCAGTGGAGCACGTCGAGGTAGTCTGTCTTCAATCGGCCCAGCGCCTGTTCGAGCAGCCCGCGGGCGTGCTCCTTGATCTTCTCCTTCCAGCCGGCCCGGTAGCCGTGCTGCTGGAGCATCAGGTGGCGGTAGTAGGTCTTCGCAAACTGGGCTTCCTGCCCGGCGAAGTAGTTCATGTGGTAGCCCGGCTTGAGCACGCCCCGGTCCGCCATCATCTGTTCGGCCTGCTTCTGCAAGCTCTCGATCTGCGCCCGAGTGAGGTCCTTCTCGACCTCCCGGAGCACTCGGTCGAGGTAGCCGTAGTACCCGCTGAGCTTCGTCGAGAGGAAGACCTTCTCCCGGTTGCCGGTCTGCTCGAAGTAGTCGCCGAGGTTGCTCTCGACCTGCCCTTTGCTGTAGGCGGCGGCGGTGTCGACGTAGTTCATTCCTCGCTCGATGCCCGCGTCGAGCGAGGGGTAGTACGAGGGGTCCTCGAACGGGAAGGTGCCCATAATGAGCTCGGAGACCATCATCCCGGTCCGGCCGAGCGGCCGGTAGCTCATCCCCTCCTGCCGGTTCCGCCACTCGGGCGTCGGGGCGGCGGGCGTCCCGCTCTGGGCCGCGGCCTCGCTCGCTAGGAGGCCCGGGCCGAGCGTCAGCCCGACCGACGCGCCCGCCGTCTTCTGAAAGAAGTCCCGGCGTGAGTTCTTCGATTCTGGCATGGTGAGGCGCCGCTTAGTGATGGAGTGACCCACTTAATTTAGACGACGGTCATGTTGGGGCAAATTCGGTTGCAGGAAGCGAGTCCATTAAGATGCAAGAAAGGCTTTGAAGCCGTATTACGCCGAAGGCGTTATAGACCATAGCCCAGGGTTGCCGCGTTAGCCGCTACCCTGGGACCGGTTAACGGATTCCAACCACCCTGAAGGGGTCACGCACGATACTTCGGGGAAGGAGCGATCTTATCGCGTAAGGAGTTAAAAAAGAGGCGGGGCGGGACAACGTCCCGCCCCGCCTCGTTGCGTTTCTCAGTCAGCCCCCCAAGCTCACTCCGCCACGTGCTCTAGCACGGCGTAGCAGCCCGGGTTCCAGCCGTAGCAGAGGACGTACAGCTTGCCGTTGACCGACACGCCGGCGGCGTTGTGGATGTGCTCGAACTGGCTGAGGCCGAGGTCGTTCTTGGGGCGGAGCGTCGAGACGACCTTCCCGTCGCGGAGGATTTGCACGACCCCCTTGTCGGGGCCGGTCAGGCAGCCGGCGACCATCAGACGCTCGCCGTTGTGCTCGACGAAGTCGACGTCGCACGGGTTGTGGCGGTCCATGTCGTACCCCTCAACGAACTCGCCCGCGGTGGTGAGCTTCTGCGCCCACTGCCGCTCGCGGTCGGCGATGACGAGGGTCTCGTCGGTCGGGTCGAAGGTGACGCCGTGGTTGGTCGAGAACTTGCCCTTGGTGCGTCCCTTGCCGGGCACGCGCCCGCCGAACTTGTGCTCGCCGTAGTCGAGCGCGTCGAGGTCGAGGGTGAAGACCGTCTTGCTGGCTCCGTAGCCGTTGCAGATGTACACGAGGCCGTCGGCCGCGACGTCGGCGTCGGTCGGGGCGTACTTGCCCTCGAGGAAGGTGGGGACGCCGAGCGTCTTCACTTCGGAGCCGTCGAGCTTCACGACCAGCACGCGGCCCTTGTTGTTGTCCGGCAGGATGAGCAGCCCGCCGTCGCGATCGACGTACGCCGCGTTGTGCAGCCCCCCCTTGGTGAGGTTCTCCGACGCGGAGACGAGCGTCTTGGTCCGCAGGTCGGCCGACAGCTTGATGAGGCCGGTCCGGTTGAGCCCGAAGTAGATCTCGCCGTTGGGCGCCTTCGCGAAGCCGCCGTGCGCGGGGAGGATCCCCTTGGCGATCTCCTCGGGGAGCGCGCTCAGCTCCGCGTTGTA
It encodes the following:
- a CDS encoding Magnesium transporter MgtE; protein product: MNGPHLDEPVMRHARREFVRVRASGDVEQALRDARQTAEGARFLYFYVLDDSDRLVGVVPTRDLLLSDPKTSITELMLTPVVSVPESATLMDACEFFLLHRLLALPVVDSEGRIIGVVDVEAYADEMNELSRFDAEREGAEDFFQLIGVRLAEVRRASAGAAFLARFPWLLCNVAGGIAAALVAGQFQGVLDRVVAVALFIPVVLAIAESVSIQSLTLTLQAHHSLSRVRPRRVLQALTHEAPVGALLGIGCAVTLAAVVGVWRGDGPLAICLLLSVFVTVLLATSLGVLVPMTLQALRTDPKIASGPIVLTATDLVTLATYLTLAAWLL
- a CDS encoding Pectate lyase superfamily protein; translated protein: MAADCQVEAPLLDGDYDRDGVVSAADYTIYRDTLGQSVAARFEAADGDGDGVVDPEDHAVWAANYGARFTSSGSDLFDRYVAALNHDTALPLPNFAYAGYQRSEAPLPDPGWQVFRVGDFGAFPNDGLDDRAAVQNTIDAASNAANGAIVLFDAGRYLLSETTGLTDSVLDIGADNLILRGAGSQTGGTELYFREHLNSTTPEKFWSTPAMINARGGGGSVNGTLISTVSADARMGEHRIQVASAGSLSVGDVVAIRLDDPAAANDDLIAPYSVEDAWTTFRSGEITSELHRIAAINGNQLTFAEPLATDLDSQYRWEVRRLDAGRQLGFEDMTLRGGWTGDFVHHRSIIDDSGWTALRIVKYVDSWVENVRMVDWNQGLTLAVGMNTTVKDTVVEGTAGHSGISVQNTYGALLTNVHDRTDGGMWHPMGVSHRAAATVFHRVSWPSNRAFDAHGVFPHATLFDDSTGGLVGAASGSGGAQNNLPNHMRDLVMWNFNHTGQDGLYDWWRTSSRFYRILPPILVGWHGQSAQFLSGQVEYVESFGAAVQPASLFEAQLNVRFGATSASQTAARFEASPGIAEPWEPTTIAQPATRFSSSTPNDRPTETGGCGCGGVGCSACLAVAPATTVPSYELLAFEAAAPQPQRIDRQRGAQPISSKNLDGAQPGLSTELLGLPSPSIHEDDNQDAFVNALLADEVFGQAEPVDFDPDEESTLAAWAR
- a CDS encoding putative aldo-keto reductase; this translates as MPESKNSRRDFFQKTAGASVGLTLGPGLLASEAAAQSGTPAAPTPEWRNRQEGMSYRPLGRTGMMVSELIMGTFPFEDPSYYPSLDAGIERGMNYVDTAAAYSKGQVESNLGDYFEQTGNREKVFLSTKLSGYYGYLDRVLREVEKDLTRAQIESLQKQAEQMMADRGVLKPGYHMNYFAGQEAQFAKTYYRHLMLQQHGYRAGWKEKIKEHARGLLEQALGRLKTDYLDVLHCPHGIAMPEMMDDEVLRELFAEFKQRGLIRAAALSFHNDVGGNLSKAVEVGYYDAAMFAYNIANHAALENVMFKAKEAGLGMIAMKVARLFAMEKQPEWRQEKLDRTLPDDSLSVFAKAYLWALQNPNLSCCVSQMETVEIVEDNYKIIGVKRKLSPA